Sequence from the Miscanthus floridulus cultivar M001 chromosome 16, ASM1932011v1, whole genome shotgun sequence genome:
TCCGCGCGCGCATGCTGAAGCTCCACCATCCGCCTCAGCTCGTCCAGCGCTTCCGCCTACCGAAGGGCCTCCTTCCTCACCTGCACCAGCGCCAAACCACTTGGAAAAAAAAATTCGAGCCACGCCAAGGCAGAAGGAGAAAATTGCTGTTTTACCGTTACAAGAGGTGGGTTTCGCTCTTTTGTCGTCCCGTAAATAACATTCGCCAGTTTGACACCACCAGAATGCCCTGCGACTGGATTATACCgtattttgattattatttttttgtttcCATACTTTCGTTCCCGTTTTACCCCTCCCTCCTCGTAAGCTTATCCTCAGCTTATCCCCTCACTCCGGGCGCTCGtcggcgccgtcgccgtcgacgcCAACAGCACCGATGCCGCCGGGGAGGTGTTCTGGAGGCTGCACGCGCTCACTTCGTCTGCCGCCGTCGCCGCGGTGTGATGTGAGAGGCCGGGCTGCTGGACCATCCGACTGAAACTGACCCAGTGCGGTTTGCAGTTCGTCTCCTCATCAGTGTCCTCCTGCTACGGTTCTACCGTGTTTATGTTCAGTCTAGTGACGCTACtgcttctcagctctcttctcttGTGAATTGTGATGTCCAACTGCCACTTTGTACAGCTACGCTCTACTCTACTTGTAGTATATTATTATGCTCCATCCATCAAGGAATGTCCATTTGCCTGCACATTTGGATTTCTGGCTGCAATAAACTGTGATGAACTATGGAACATGCATGGACTCCTTTTTGAGTTTAAGGGCGTCGACATCTACTCCACCACATATACCGCAATTAAGGTTACAAAGTGTTTAAAGTGGCGAGTACCAGATTGTTAAATATTCATAATCTTTTTCTATAACCTTGTGAAAGATACGATACAAActttgggacggaggaagtagAAAGCAAATGTTTGTGGAGGAAAATAGTAAAAAGATCAAAACAAATGCCAATTAAGGTTACAAAGTGTTTAAAGTGGCGAGTACCGGATTGTTACATTGAACTAATAATATATCAGCCATACATTTGCAGCATCGCTCTTGTATATTGCCCTAACCTCACTTAAGGCCGCACATTGCCTCTATGCAGTAACAAGACCATTTGACCAGGTGACAAGCTTGTCCAAAACTCGATTCAGGGAAACTCCTGTTACAATGTGGCAAGGGCAAACAACCAACGCAATAGATAACTACTTCCTTGCTTTCTTGCTCCTGTGTGCATTCTCAGGAGTTGAGGCATCCACCTTGCGTTTCTTGGCTAGTTGCTTCGCTTTTCTTGCAGCCACAGCGGGTCGCTTAGCTTTGCGAGCACTCGCTCCAGTTTCATTAGTTTTGCTCTGCTTCCCTTTGTTGCTGGGCTGCTGGTTCACTTTCACCTTCTTCACAACACCAGATTTGCTTGATCTCAGGCCTTGATACGACAAAGCTGATGCCTTTCGTTTGGCTTTCTCACTGCCTTCATTAGATTTGCTGCCTGGTGTCGAAACCTCCTTGTGTTTTGGTACACGACTCCTTTTCTGGACTTCCGTTTTCTTTGGTGTCGTGTCCACCGGTTTTGCATGAGTGAGCCTCAACAGGCGATCTCTTATCTTCATATCCCGTTTTCTTGCAATAGAATTAGCAGCTTCCTGCATAGCATATATCACAATGTCAAAGGTTCTTGCAACCGATCATATTCAAAACATGCTTCTTATCAGGACAGTTAGGGAGTTATTTAGGTGTAAATATTGTATATTAATCGGATTGTTAACCAAAAAAATGAAATCAGTTTCCTAGTAGCTAAAATAAGAGAAGAAATTATTTAACAAGCGAGCTGTCCCAAGTGAAGACAAACCATGCCCAGTGTTGCAAGCTGCAGCATGGATGATCCAAGGAAAGCTTTGTTTGCATAGAAGCCAGGAGTAAAAAAGGCGGTTTCAAAATTTAAGATCCATGTTTATAATTGATATTTTAGCGCCGATATATAGTTCAGAAAGGAAGCCTTGCTATTGTACTTTCCTTTTTAAATACCACTAGTATAATTCAAGAAGGGGTCATGAGGAGATGGCATTGTTACTAACACTACAGCTTTCCAGAAATGATTTGCAAGATTGCATAGCCAGTCTAAACTCCTTCATGTTAGGGTACACTGTGCCAAGATCTATTCTACGGCGATTTGGGTCATGAACCACTGTCATCTCTCCTGGTAAATAGTCATCAACAACAATTGCTGCCCCAGTTGTATCAATTTACCAAGTATCGCCATTCCATGAAAATTGGTTACTGTGTACAAGGAATGGCACCAGCAGTGACGTGTGCATCCAGCAAAAAAATCACCTGTGCGCAGGGACGGGGGTGGCGTCGGGTAGCCGTAGAGGTGCCCTCTCGCTGCCGTCGGGTGTCCGCGGCCGTGCGGCTCCTTGCCTGTGGCTGCCCGCGGAAGCAGCGCCGCCGTCGGCGGGCGGAGCCGGGGCGACTGGCTGGGTTGCCGTCGGCCGGCGCCGACGGCGGACGCATGGCTTTCTGGTGCGTGACTGAGCAGCCAGGAAGGAGAACGAGTCGATGCTGAGGATAAGCTTACGAGGAGTGAGGGGTAAAACGGGAACGAAAGTAtgaaaacaaaaataataataatcaaaatacgGTATAATCCAGTCGCAGGGCATTCCGGCGGTGTGCTTAAGTTTGATAATGGCAAAGTGACGAATGCTATTTGCGGGATTAAAAAGAGCGAAACCCACCCCTCGTAATGGTAAAACAGCAATTTTCTCAGGCAGAAGGGGGTCAAGCCATTTGCCGAAGTGGCACGGACGCACACGCACCTGGAGCGCGGCCTCGATGCAGCGGGCCTGGCCGCCCGTTCCAGCCTCCTCCACGCGACCACCGGCGTCGGTCCCCTCCACCACTGCGCCCGGACCGGTTGCGGGACCGGGGGAGCTCCCACCCAAACTACCGGGCTCATCGCGGCCCTACACTCATATCGAGACAACccacgacggcggccatggctcTCCGGGTCTCGGCTCCTGCCGTTGGAAAAGCGAAAAGCAACGGAGGGGGAGGAGAGGGAATCGAACCGAATCTCGGGGAATCACGGTGCGTTGCGGAGGGAGGGCCGGTGCGCCGCCCTACGGCCTACGTACGCGCAAGCGAACGGCGGATGTGAACGCCGAATACGACGATGCGCGGGTTTGCTGGCCCGTTTGACAGTTTGTCTCGACTCTCGACAACGCAACGCGATGCGGGGGACCGGACGAGCCCACGCCCACGCGCCCAGGCCCTGATCTTGTTTGATCTGAACACAACACAAATGCCACACAGGTCCCAGAAAATGACATCCATCTCTTACAGGGCTTCAGAACACAAAAATGCGGTTCAGTTCAGTACACTGCACAGTCCATGGTCTTGCACACTGAGTCCCTCTTTCGAACAAAAGATTGGCAAAACACAACATATAGGAATCCTTCAAATCCTACGGGATTTCGTAACAAATAAAAGTTTGAGAAGATGCATTTGGAAGCAATTTAGGAAAAACATTGGAAACGAAACAATGAGATTGGTGCTCATGTTTATTTTCATCTAAAATTCCTTTAGGTCCCTTTGATTGTGAGAATTTTTCCTATTTCTTATGTTTTTTTGTGAAATTTCTATAAAATTAATGCACTTGAAATGTGTGTAGAAGGGTCCAATCCATAtaatttcaaaaaaaattgtTCGGAAGCGTTCTTTTGTTCCAAAGAGCCTCATAGTGATTTTTTCTACAAAAATTGAATCCTTTTTAAAGTTCCTATGTTTTTTCTCCATTTCCAATGGGGCTAAACAATCTTAAAAAAATATGCGTGTCGGTGGGCGGGtgaggggaggggggggggggggggggtaatggAATAAAGGTTCAATCCTATAGTATTTTTTATGATTGCTCTAATATTTATGATGGTAATAAGTACTCTCTCTGTtgtaaattataagatattttatctTTTCTAGATACAGTActtttgctatgtacttagatatagtgtatatctaaatgtatagtaaaaactatgcatataaaaaagctaaaatgttttataatttagaatgaaaggagtatatatatttttatagtaaatctaTTTGCATATAAATGTAGATACTTCTTTCTACAAGTTTATTAATCAAACTTAGAAAGTTGATTTTATTTAGATCTAGAATGCCACTCTTTTTTAGAATGACACTTGAGgctgttttataatttaaatgtTTTTTATGATGTTGCTTAAGTAGCGTGAGAAAAAAAATGCAAATATCTGGAGCGTCCGATTTGAATACTTTAATGTGATTATCAGAGCACTAACAATTAGCCAACGAGGCGATGATACCGAACAGTGCGATCAACTTCATACAGTTAACCGAACCACACAAACACCCATTAATCACTCTCTTCTGAACATACTTCTGTGACCTATACCAGGGTACCACCAATGCTAATGTCTTAATGGTGCAATGCAATGCGCTACTCGCAACATAAATCAGTAGCCAGAATTAGAACTAAACAACTGCAGCAGGGACACGGAGGGAGCGATCACAGTTTCGTCTGGACGATCGAGGTCGAGGCGCACGGGCGGCGGCGGTCGGGGTGCGGGGTGCTGTGGGATCAGGTGGGGGGCATGACGTGGTACCGGTCGTTGACGCGGCGCGCGTAGAGGTAAGCGGCGAGCGCGACGTCGATGGCGGCCACGGTGGTGACCGTCGCGGCGAGGACCGCCACGCGCACCTTGCCCCAGAAGGTGGCGCGACGGAGGCGGCGTGCGGTGGTCGTCGTGGGGGTGAGCTCGGCGCTAGCGGCCTCGGCGAGCGCCGTGAGGAGGCGCTTGGAGCGCGGGCTGAGGCTGGCGGCGGCATGCAGCTCGGACATGACGGACTTGATTTGCTCCGGGAGCGGTGCGTCGCTGTCGGCGGTGGAGTCGGTGGGCGCGGCGACCTGTGGATTCACAAACAGGAGTTGACAGTTTTAAAAACCCATTAATAATCACTCAAAAAGGACAAACACAGAAGATTAACCATTCAAAAAGGACAAAAACAGAAGATAAAGAGTGGCCCAATAAGATCAATGTGATGTGTAAATTAAATCGCCCAACTCACTAGATGGATAACGCATCAAAATCAGATAACGAATCAAGAAATTCGAAACACAAAGGCATTCAAATCAAAGTTTCGAAACTCGTTGGTGGAATACCTCATCACATCGCGCCCAAAATTCCAGCGCCACTCTCCAAAACTCGGAGTTTCGAACCTATAGAAGGAACTGAAATTCAAATGCGGACATTCCAAATCCAAACAGAGACCCCTCAGACGAGGTCCCGCATTGAAAACCCCAGCACGAACTAGACGACTGCCAGATTTGAAAACGAACGCTAGAACTGCATTTCCGTCGGAAACTGGCGTGGCACCAATGAGGACATGTATCAAAAGGTTTCAGGTCGATTTCCCAAATTTGAAACGCCAAAACTGGAGACCAAATTCGTAGCACCGATCAAACGGAAAACCAAAATATGACCCGCCTCCAAAAATCGCATGCAGCACTAACCAATTTTCAGAAGCAATTCGAACTGAAACGAGTTGATATCCCAACCTCGGTGACACAGGACTCACCGGGAGCTATCACCTCATCCAGAGCAGCGAAGATGTTGGAACTCAAATTCAAATGGTACAAGGACCACAGATATTGCAGTAGCACCGATCAAACGGAAACCTAAATACAACCCGCACCCCAAATTCGTATACAGCACTAACGAAACATTCGGAAGCAATTCGAATTGAAACGAGTCGATATCCCAACCTCGGTGACAGAGGAGTCGGCGGAAGCTATCACCGCGTCATCCGGAGCAGCGAAgatgacggaggaggaggaggagtcgccGGAGACTTCAGGGTCTGGCAGGTCCAGCAGAGGTGCGAGGTCGTTCTCCAGCACGTCATCCAGCGGCGGCGTGGGGGCTGCGGAAGCAGGGAGGGTGGAGTCGCCATCGTAGTCCAGGCACTTGCGCACCACCTGATCAGCACAGGAAAAAGACGAGGCCGAGTTAGTAAGTGAGACACGGGTGCTAAGGCGAGAGGAGGAGGTGTGCGTATTGATCGTTGGGGTTATTACCCTGGTGTTGGAGGCGAGGTCCCGGGGGACGGCGCTGGCGACCACGAGCTTCGCTGCGGAGGAGCGGGcgccggcggtggaggaggagcgaAGGGAGGAAGGGCGCGGCGTCTGGAAGCCAGCGGTGGGTTTCGTCATGGCGGAGTGCTTTGGAATGGGGCGGGACTCTAGCTTGTGATTTTGACCGGGCCGGTGTGGGGAATtatttatagaagaaggggatcaGTACATCGGAGATGGATGGAAGCAGGAGTGCAGGACCCACGTATCTGTTTCTCTTCTTTTGTATCCAGGTATCTTTAACTCTTCTGGGTATTATTATAATCTGGTAAATCGTCATAAACTTGTTGTGGTAAACTACATTATATTCCACGCAATTCTAGCACCATGCTTTCTACGTAAGTTCTAACTGACTCACGCAGAAACTCAACTTTTACCAAAGCACTTCTATTGGTTTGCCAAGTTTCATAAAGCATCCGTTATGTTTTTAGAGAATTTACGCCATTGTCAAAATATGGACTATTTTTTACCTGATACATGCTCCCTGTTTCTCCCACCAgattccttcttctttttcttgttttttcttGTGTCTATTTTCCATTGTTTTCACTTCACGTGCTGGCCCATATCGTGTGGTAAAAAACAGTACATAATGGCTACAATCCAGAGTCAATTTAGTTTTCTTTCCTAGTTTGTGAACTCAAGGTATAAATACTTGTACATTTCATGTACAAAGGGAGTGCTCGGCAGCACTTCTAGTCTAGAGCAATGGCTACCGATCATAGCAAAAACTCATAGCCCAGATCTTAGAAAGTTCAAAAAACAACAGCTAGTGTTGTTAACAGATCCATAGGCAATTGGGGCTGCAATCGGGCCAAAACAGAACAACCTACAAAAGGGTCCGATATCAACTGGGTTACAAAACGTGGTAAAGCGTCTAACTTGTCAGCCACTAGAGCAGAGCATTAATTCACAGCACAACAGAGCACAAACTAAAATGAATATGAGTTGTTGAATTTGAATCCAATTATTGAAAAATGTGACTTATTGGATAATCTAAATATCAGTCACTTGCTTGTTAAGGAGACAGACCCAGTGGTCGTAGGACTTTAGATTGGACCATCTTTCTTGAATGAGATGATGCAAGAAGCCATATGTGTGGGTACATTTCATTtctctagaaaaccctaattgcCTATTTCCTGCACATACAAAAAACCTAGCGCAGCGAAAGAGGGCAAGAATCACAcgaaagaagagaaaagaaaaacaCCTACTTACATCTGTATAACACCTCTACACCATAAGCACATCAAAACCACATGGACTGGATCCATCATCTGTACACAAACTCATCAGACTGTATGATCCTAAGAAGTTCTCGCAGGTTACCAAACACGTGCCTTCCACAGCTCTCTGCTCCAACATAGTTCAGAAGCTGCTCCGTATCCTAATCATCCACGTGAAAAATGAAAGTAACAGTCTCAGATTTTGCACATCCAAGACTAGATCAAACAGCATTGCATCAGGAAACATAGCAGGTATGGTACAAGATTCACTGGGGAATACACACCTTGTGCAACAAATAAATGGCATAGGAGGCACTAGTGGAGTCGTCTTCTTGGCATTCCAGGAAAAGGGGGTACTCTGTTAGTTCTGATTCGATGTTCCTGGTACTTGCTGAAGCAGCCGATGCTGTATCAGCTGAAGGCAAGCGATCGCTCACATAAGATCGGGATCCTCCAAAGCGCAAGGGATATCGGAGGGGAACATCAAGATAGCAAGCTATGAGCAAGACTGCCtacaaacaaataaataagcaagtAGTGATTCTGAGTTTCTAACCCTCGTGATGGCATTAAGTATCATAAATAGGCAGAAGCAATTGTACTCCTATCATTGTTTATGCTTTATGGATACTTAATGCTGTGATTTGCAACAGCCCAAAACTTTAGACACAAAACTCAAGTTGTAACATTGCAAAGTAATATATGAAAACTGAATTATCTTAAATTGATCTTTTCTACAATCAGTACTATATTTTATAGCATATTCTGCGTCCAAAGCAATataagcagcctgttcggctggctagTTCGTAtggttgctggttcgtgaagaagtactgctggctggtttgtgtgagagaaaaatactgttctggctgaaaatttacgatcgtttacgacaagccacagccaaacgaacaggctgaaggtTTGACAGTGCAAATTATTGTCTTATATTTTCTCCCTTCAGCATGAGCATGACAATAAGATCAACTAAGGCTCCCTTCAGATTGCAGGGGGGGGGTCCAGTTTCCAGCGTTTTTCCTGTAAAAatgaactgattcctgtgaaattcctacatgattcctatgaaattcctgtgttccaaaggTGGCCTTAAGTAGGGATGTTTATACTGCACAGAAGAAATACCTCGTAGGAAAAACTTACATGTGCTGCATATCCCAGAACAGCTGCGGACCTCTGAAGCTCCTTGTTCCTGTAACTTTTTTGCTTCATTTTATGCTTCATAATGTCCCAGCCAAAAAATGTCCAGACACGTGCTTGTGGAGATTTGAGAATGGTGGGTAAATGTGTTCCGTTTCCACCTGAAAACATTCCATTTTCCTCTGGAAGTGTTCCATGCTCCCCTGAAATTGTTCTGTCATCTCATAAAATGGTTTGAAAAGGCGATTTAGGAATCATTACCCTCACTCTAAATTTCTCTTGTAGTATGCATCATGAAGATGTTTAACATAGAACCTTAAATAGGAATGTCCCAAGCAAAATTGTATAAGAACTGAGATGGAATTTTGAATGAGGGGCTCTTTGGAATGCATAACGCAGGAATTAAGGTTGGTTGCTAATTTCAATCCTGATTCctacatgaatttataattctagaaaaattcaaacaaaacattTGGATACAACATGAGAATTTAAGGAGAGGGAGAGTTTCCAAGAGGTTGGACCTCACATTAATTTTCTCCAAAATTTCTATGGACTGAGCCATTGCATAGGAATTTTGTATTTTGTAGGATTTTTGGATGTCCAATCATTTGTTCCAAAGGGACACAAAGGAAAAAGTTCCTATAGGACTTATCCGACAAAATTCCTCCACCCAGCAGGAGCTGTGACCCTTCAGTTATCCCAATCTTTGGGGTGCAGAGAGCGATCATAACAGATTGAGGCTGTTGAGTAAAGCCGGTAATACAGCTTATCATGTGTCAAAAGGCAATGAAACTATTTGGCTGCGATGTTTTTTTCTCTCGAAGGGGCATGTGCACTAAAGTCATGCATATACCATAAAACATTGTTCTTGAAGAGAGGCATGGGAGTAATGGATTCTCACCATTAGTATCAGCACAAGGGTTTTCCACATGTCTTGGAAGATCATGGAAGACTTTCACAGGGTACAAACCAGCAACCTGGCTAACCATGCACTGCTGCCTCGTCCTAAGCAGCCTCTGCAGATCCTTAAGTCTGAATTTGTCTCCCGACAACGCCTCCTTGGCTTCCTGAAATCAGCAGACGCCCTAATTTATAAAATGCAGCTACCCACAATGGCTCAACTCAATCTCGCAGCATGTCGCGTCGCGCAGACGGATTGCTTATATTACCTGCAATCGATGGTGCGCGGCGGTGAGGGCCCTCGACAGCGGCAGCACCCGCTCGATCTGCTCCTGCAGCCGCTCCTTCCCCCGCTCCACGCCCTCGAGCGCCCGCCTCCGGCCGACGACGGCCGCCTCCAGACGCGCTTGCTGGAGGTCCACTCTCCGCCTCAGCTCGTCCAGTTCCTCCGCCTGTCGCAGTGCCTCCCTCCTTACCTGCCCGAGCACCAAACCATACGaacaaaaaaaataataataaatcaaaCCAGGTCGTGGCAGAAGGGGGCGATTGGCTCAAGCCATTTGCGGGCGTGGCACGGACGCACCTGGAGCGCGGCCTCGATGCGGCGGGCCAGGGTCACCCGTTCCTCAGCCGCGGCCGCGAACTCCGCGGCCTTGCCGCGCAGCTCCCGCCACgcgaccgccgccgcctcctcctcctcctccgccaccaccgcgGCGCCCGGACCGGGCCCGCGCGGGTTCCCCACCCGAACCGCCGGACTCATCGCGGCCCTACAGCCGCAGCGGATGATGACGTGTGGCCGAGGGGAAGAgaacaggcggcggcggcggcggcggcagcgcccaTGGCCGGTGACGGCTGCGTCCGTCGAGACCGAGGCTCGCCCCAGCGCCTACTCAGAAAGCGGAACCAGCAGTCGGAAAAGCGAAAAAGCGGTGGCGTCACGGCGCGTTGCGGTCTTGCGGTGGGCGCAAGCGAGCGGTTGGAGGACGTAAATGCGATGCCGATGCGTGGGACGTAGGTTTGCCGGCCGGTTTGAGAATTTGTCTCGGCGACGCAACGCGACGCGGACGCGGgggacgggacgggacgggacggCGCTAGGGGCGCAGAGGGCGGGCCGCGGACGAGCTGGCCAGGCCCAGGCCACGCGGGTCCGGGTCCGGGGCCGGACTCGTGTATGCACGAGGACCGCGGATCTCGCAGTTACGGTGTACCAGCCACGTTGGATGGCAGTTCCTGCCAGAATGCTTCTCGTGGCTGGCTGGGGACGATGCACAATCGTCGGCAACCAATCCATGATGATCATGCATGCCAGATCTCCAGGTGATGTGAGAGTGAGAGGGACGCGCGTGCCCGGCTGCGTCGACGCCAACGACAACGCTGCCGTAGGCCGTAGCCCGGAGGTGCGGATTTCCCCCTCGCACATTCGGATATCGCTTTCAGCTCGGAGCGCAAATCTACACGAGCGACCGCTTGACCGTCACAAGAGAAGCCGCGGCGGTACTGGGTCACAGCCAAACCGGAGAAGCATCAGAAGGCAGAAGCTGTCTGCTCCCACGAGGTCACCAGCTGCACCTCTCGCACCAGATTCCATTCGCTGGCGCCCACAAGGAAACCTGGTTCCAAATTGCATCAACTGCATCCTTTGGTCCCTACCTGGGCACTCAGCATACACCTGAACATTTCTGGACATAGGCCACAATGCACCACATGAAAAAGGCAAGGGAAGCGAAAAATTCGAGTCGATAGCAACATGGTCCTAAACCAGGATAATTAACATGATCAGACCCAAGGAGTCACAGCTAACAACCAGGTGTCCAGCGCAAACAGGGCTGATAACAAGTCTACAAATACCGGTGCAATTGGTGGACAAGATTAGCACAAGCAATACATCAATCCACGCCCCCATAAACATCCGAGCAAATGGTGGGAAAACGACCACCATGCAGTGCAGAGCGACAGAAATTCTACAGTTCGACAACAGCTTACTGTCTTCACAGTACACATGGCAATTGGCATAATGTCATATCATCCGGAGACTAAATTTGCTTCCGTAGAAAGGATCTGTAAAAGAAATAATAATACACCACAGAGTAAGATGTCAGACAGATTTCACCCACCAACAAGTTATACGAGTTAAAACTTAAACATAGTAGCGTAATGCTGGGCAAAGAACAGGCAACATGTGCAGCATTTTTCTGAAACGAAGAAAAGAACAGAGTTTAAGccatcaccccccccccccccccccccccccccccccccctacatGACCATCTCCAAAATTAACTTATTCAATACAAATATAAAAGCAAAACTGGTGCTGAGGGAAGATAAATGCTTGATTCTGTGCTAAAAGGCGTCATTTCATGAATAACAGCTATACTGAGTCAAAAAAGTAGGACTTCAGGGAGCAACATGTTGTATACAATCAGCATTTGCGGTGTACCATGCAGGGTGGCTTTGTTTCAGGAACAAAATGCAAATGGAAACTTCCAAACTTCTTCTCAGCTTACTCATCATGAAACCTACAGAAATATTCTGACCTACTCCatgtaagacataat
This genomic interval carries:
- the LOC136513748 gene encoding vacuolar protein sorting 38-like, translated to MSPAVRVGNPRGPGPGAAVVAEEEEEAAAVAWRELRGKAAEFAAAAEERVTLARRIEAALQVRREALRQAEELDELRRRVDLQQARLEAAVVGRRRALEGVERGKERLQEQIERVLPLSRALTAAHHRLQEAKEALSGDKFRLKDLQRLLRTRQQCMVSQVAGLYPVKVFHDLPRHVENPCADTNGEHGTLPEENGMFSGGNGTHLPTILKSPQARVWTFFGWDIMKHKMKQKSYRNKELQRSAAVLGYAAHAVLLIACYLDVPLRYPLRFGGSRSYVSDRLPSADTASAASASTRNIESELTEYPLFLECQEDDSTSASYAIYLLHKDTEQLLNYVGAESCGRHVFGNLRELLRIIQSDEFVYR
- the LOC136513749 gene encoding uncharacterized protein isoform X2, with amino-acid sequence MTKPTAGFQTPRPSSLRSSSTAGARSSAAKLVVASAVPRDLASNTRVVRKCLDYDGDSTLPASAAPTPPLDDVLENDLAPLLDLPDPEVSGDSSSSSVIFAAPDDAVIASADSSVTEVAAPTDSTADSDAPLPEQIKSVMSELHAAASLSPRSKRLLTALAEAASAELTPTTTTARRLRRATFWGKVRVAVLAATVTTVAAIDVALAAYLYARRVNDRYHVMPPT
- the LOC136513749 gene encoding uncharacterized protein isoform X1, with translation MTKPTAGFQTPRPSSLRSSSTAGARSSAAKLVVASAVPRDLASNTRVVRKCLDYDGDSTLPASAAPTPPLDDVLENDLAPLLDLPDPEVSGDSSSSSVIFAAPDDAVIASADSSVTEVRNSEFWRVALEFWARCDEVAAPTDSTADSDAPLPEQIKSVMSELHAAASLSPRSKRLLTALAEAASAELTPTTTTARRLRRATFWGKVRVAVLAATVTTVAAIDVALAAYLYARRVNDRYHVMPPT